The Lactobacillus sp. ESL0680 DNA segment TATCTTTAGCAAATGATGTCATGTTCTGCCCTCCTGTTCTCTTCTATTTAACTTCTACTGCCCTTTTTGCGTCAAGCAGAATTAGATATTTGTGGGTTACTTTTTGGCTGGCAAAAGAATTAAGCGCCTGTTCGTATAGCCTGAGCTGTCCCGTGTATTTTTGCTTAATCTTAGCAATTGCCGCGTCCAGATTAGTCGGATCAACATGATCGGTCTTATAATCGAACAGAATAATCCCGTCGTCAGCTTCAAAATAGCCGTCAATTGTTCCGTGTACCAGGATCTTGGCATCAGGATCACTAAATTGCTTAAACAGTGTTGTCGCCGCAATTAAGCTAGAAAAGTCGACTTCACGCTTTAACTTATCTGGCTTTTGCCAAAATTCACGAGCAAAATCGCTGTGAACAAACCAGTCAATCTCATCTTTTTTAAGACTGGCAACAATTTGCGGATTTAGCTTCTTTTGCTTGACCAATTCTTGAATTTCGTTATCTAACTGGTCATCATCACCACTGCCGCGATAATCATAATACTGCAAGACTAGGTGGGTTGCGGTACCGATTTCTGCACCCGTAAATTTTGATTCAAATAGAAAATTCGGCTTGGTGTCGATTGGCTGCAGATAGCGGTTGGTAGATGATAAAAGGTGGGCATTTTCCAGTTCGGTATCAATTGGGTCATTGAAGGCCTTCTTGATTTCGGAAACAGCCTGGTAGGCTGTCGTTTGACTAGCATCGCTAAATGGATAAACAAAGTCATATAACTTCTGAGCAGTCTGATTAAGCAAAGTTAAATCCTGCTTTTCTTGCTGTTGGGCTTTTTGAGCGGGTGCGGCTGTGACTTGTTCTTCGTCATACTTAATGATTAACAAGTCTTGACTTTGATCTAATTCACTCGTTACGTCACTGATCTTTTGAGTGGGATGTTCATCAAAACGAATTGCCGGCCCAATAAAATTCATTGGGCTTGTAGCCGTTAACTTATCGGCCAAAGCTAGCTGACCTTTACTATTCAGTTGAAGATGCCAAGCCGCGACTTTTTTCGGGAAACTCGGAATATCCGCTACTAAAATGAGCTTCTGCTTGGCCCGCGTCAGGCCAACGTACAAAATTCGCGCTTCTTCTTCCAATAATTGCTGCTTTTGCTTAATATTATCAATCGACTTGACTAGTGAATCAGCCCGATAGTGTTTGCGCCGTAAAGTCAAGCCAACATTATCGGCGTTGATGATGTAATTACCACTTAAATCACGCATTTGAAAGCGATGCTGCAGGCCAACATAGAACACAATCGGAAATTCTAGTCCCTTGGAGCCATGAACCGTCATTAGCCGAACGGCATCGCCAGCCTCTTTGGTTAACAGTGGCTGTGCTAGGTCTTTTTGGCTGCGGCGCATACGTTCAATAAAGTTAATGAACTGGTACAGCCCCTTGAAGCCGGCACTTTCATAAGAACTTGCTCGTTCATAGAGAGCTTCAAGATTAACCCGGCGCTGTTCACCGTTAGGCAGTCCAGTCATAATTTCTAAAAGACTAGTCCGTTCGTAAATACTCCAGATTAATTCCGAAATTCGGTGATTAGTCGCAAACTGCCGTAAGTCATCTAATTGATTTAAGAAGGCTTTAATGCGACCGCTTAATTGGTCACCGACTACGACATAAGAGGTCAGTGCACTGTAAAAACTGGCATTTTTACTATGAATTCGAATTTTGGCAAGGTCGGGCTCTTTAAAGTTAAACAGCGGGGAACGCAAAACCGTGACTAGCGGGATGTCCTGATCCGGATTATCAATGATTTTTAAATAATTCATAATCACCGTTAATTCCAGGGTCTGAAAGTAATTCTTGGCATCAGTCACAAATAATGGCAGCTGGTTCTTGGCAAACTCCTGCATAATTGTTAAGTTATCGCTGCGGCTTCGGGTTAAGATAGCAATATCACTATATTTAAAGGGCCGCTGATGTCCCAAATGAGCATCATAAACCATTAAATGTTCTTTCTTAAATTGCTGGATTCGGTTAATGACCATCGTGATTTCGCTGGCATCAATATCCGGCTCAATTTCATCTTGATTTGTTTGCGTTTCTTTTTCATGATAAAGAATTTCACTAGCTGTTGGCAAATTAGACGGATAGTATTGCGCTCCAAATATTAGCTGACCTTCACGAGAATAATCAATTCCCCCAAAGTCAGTACTTAAAATGCTATCAAATACTTGGTTAACCAGCTTCACAACGGGCTTAGCAGACCGGAAATTGGCTGATAATAAGATTCGTTCCTGATTCTTATTATCAGCTTGTGCTGCGTCATGATATTTATGCAAAAACAGACTGGGCTCAGCTTGCCGAAAGCCATAAATCGACTGCTTAACATCTCCCACCATAAAGAGGTTGTTCTGCCCGTCCTTTTTCAATAATTGCAAGATTCGTTCTTGTAAGGCATTAATATCCTGATACTCATCGACCAGAATTTCCTTAAATTTATTGCGATAAAAGTCACGGGCCAACTGGGAGTTTGACGTGTCCTGACTAAGGATTTGGTAAGCTAATTGCTCCATATCACTATAGTCGAGCAGATTTTCAGCGCGCTTTAACTGGTTAAAACGGTCAATCAAAGCCAGTTCAGCCTTGGTAATTGCCGTCATAATTTGCTTGCCCTGCTTTAACAAGTCAAGCTGCTCTGGTTCATCTGTCACGTAAAAGGAAGTATACGTTGAAAAAATCTGGTTTTTAGCTTCTTCTTTTAAAGTCTGACTTTCTTGATAAACGTCAAGCAGGTCCTCGTCCCATTTGCTGGATTTGCGGTAAGTTCCAGTGAAAATGCAGCTGCGTAAATATGCACGTTGCGTTTCATAATCTTCATCTTCTGCCAAACTTTTACGATAATTTGCTAACGCCTGATGAAATTGGGTAAAGCTTGCCTGCACCTTACTTAATTCCTTAGTTTCAAGCTGACTGCTAGCCAGCAGCCGCTCAATTTTTTCATTAAGACTTGCAAAAGTATTCGCTAAGTACGGCTTAATCTGTTCCTGCCATAGAGAAGACTTAATAATACTATCGCCGACTTCATATTGACGACTTAATTGCTTGAGCCAATCGCGATAATCGGGCTTGGCCATGGCAAAGTCATATAAGTCCAGCAGCAATCCTTGAGCAGAATCGGCATCCCGATCACCGGCAAAGTTATCATAAAAGGCAATGAAGTCATTATCCTTTGCCTCTAAAAATTCGGCTTCAATTTCGTGCAGTGCCCGCTCACGCAGCAGTGCCGCTTGCGTTTCATCTGTCAAGACACTGAAGCTGGGATCAATGTCAATTACATAGTAAAAACGATGAATTACATCCAAACAAAAGGCGTCAATTGTTGAAATATTCGCCGTGTCAACTTGATTCAGCTGCTGGCGCAGGTAACGCTTATTTGCTGCCGATTCTAATTGCTGTTCCAATACCTGCTTAATCCGCGTCTTCATTTCTTGCGCGGCTGCCTTGGTAAAGGTCACAACTAATAGCTGGTCAACACCTGTGCCCGCTAAAATTTCCTGCATGACCCGTTCGACTAAGACCGTGGTCTTGCCGCTACCAGCTGATGCGGAGACCAAAATATCCTGCCCACGATCATTAACCGCTTGTTGTTGCTCTTTAGTAAATTGGGGCATTATTTAGTCACTCTCTCCTAATTTTTCTTTGATTTTCTTGAGCAGCTCTTTTTTGCTTAAATTACTGATTTGATGATATTTGTTTTCTTTAAGCATGGAGTCAAAAAAGAAGACAT contains these protein-coding regions:
- the addA gene encoding helicase-exonuclease AddAB subunit AddA, giving the protein MPQFTKEQQQAVNDRGQDILVSASAGSGKTTVLVERVMQEILAGTGVDQLLVVTFTKAAAQEMKTRIKQVLEQQLESAANKRYLRQQLNQVDTANISTIDAFCLDVIHRFYYVIDIDPSFSVLTDETQAALLRERALHEIEAEFLEAKDNDFIAFYDNFAGDRDADSAQGLLLDLYDFAMAKPDYRDWLKQLSRQYEVGDSIIKSSLWQEQIKPYLANTFASLNEKIERLLASSQLETKELSKVQASFTQFHQALANYRKSLAEDEDYETQRAYLRSCIFTGTYRKSSKWDEDLLDVYQESQTLKEEAKNQIFSTYTSFYVTDEPEQLDLLKQGKQIMTAITKAELALIDRFNQLKRAENLLDYSDMEQLAYQILSQDTSNSQLARDFYRNKFKEILVDEYQDINALQERILQLLKKDGQNNLFMVGDVKQSIYGFRQAEPSLFLHKYHDAAQADNKNQERILLSANFRSAKPVVKLVNQVFDSILSTDFGGIDYSREGQLIFGAQYYPSNLPTASEILYHEKETQTNQDEIEPDIDASEITMVINRIQQFKKEHLMVYDAHLGHQRPFKYSDIAILTRSRSDNLTIMQEFAKNQLPLFVTDAKNYFQTLELTVIMNYLKIIDNPDQDIPLVTVLRSPLFNFKEPDLAKIRIHSKNASFYSALTSYVVVGDQLSGRIKAFLNQLDDLRQFATNHRISELIWSIYERTSLLEIMTGLPNGEQRRVNLEALYERASSYESAGFKGLYQFINFIERMRRSQKDLAQPLLTKEAGDAVRLMTVHGSKGLEFPIVFYVGLQHRFQMRDLSGNYIINADNVGLTLRRKHYRADSLVKSIDNIKQKQQLLEEEARILYVGLTRAKQKLILVADIPSFPKKVAAWHLQLNSKGQLALADKLTATSPMNFIGPAIRFDEHPTQKISDVTSELDQSQDLLIIKYDEEQVTAAPAQKAQQQEKQDLTLLNQTAQKLYDFVYPFSDASQTTAYQAVSEIKKAFNDPIDTELENAHLLSSTNRYLQPIDTKPNFLFESKFTGAEIGTATHLVLQYYDYRGSGDDDQLDNEIQELVKQKKLNPQIVASLKKDEIDWFVHSDFAREFWQKPDKLKREVDFSSLIAATTLFKQFSDPDAKILVHGTIDGYFEADDGIILFDYKTDHVDPTNLDAAIAKIKQKYTGQLRLYEQALNSFASQKVTHKYLILLDAKRAVEVK